In Cyclopterus lumpus isolate fCycLum1 chromosome 2, fCycLum1.pri, whole genome shotgun sequence, the genomic stretch ATTgccaaaatgtgtttaattaagAAAAGTGAATTAGTTCCCCGTGAAATCTGTTCACAACAAAACTATAACTAATCAAACTAAAACATCTGTCCCAGAACATTGTGTCTATGCTCAATAGTGATCGATATCATACACAGAAATGGGCACTTTTCTACACACTTTGTGGGAGTGCTCCAATGTGTTGCCTTTTTGGAAGGTAGTACTGTAAATGTTATCAAGAAAATGCAGGAATAACTGCAGAGTATGTGAGTATGCACATTTACAAAAAGATACAAGATAATAAAGGGGTGTCGGGGTGagtgtattttttgttgttgttttgttttgttttttatttctgtttggtttgtttgtctgctgtttttgtttttatgggtttgttttttgttgttgttgttgtgtttttgttgttttgtttttctgtactttattattgtctgacaagtctaattttggtttttggttggtatttatgtttaatgttaatatatttaaatgaacataataaaaaaaaacttcagtgGGAAATAGTGATCGATATCAAATTACATCATTCTTTCAAGGAAACTTCTGAGAAATTATCAAGAAATTATGAATAAGACCCAAAGAGTAAATCTatgtagtttttattttctttcttttttagatgAAATTAAACTGTTTTTGAGTCAAAGTGCCTTGAAAAGTCATAATATTGTGAGTTCATAAATGGTGTCTCTCTATTTTTGTAGGTGACCTTCCATCCAGATTCCTCTTTTTCACTTTGTTTCGATAATACCGATCTGAAAGTCAAAGAGTGTCTTTTGATGTCTGATCATGGTGGTGCAAACAGCTTGAATGCACAAACCGTGAACTTCAAAATAGAACCGCCATCCCCACTTCATGACGCTCTACCAAGCATCACGCAGGCATCAGAATGCTCTAATTATTTCACATTACATGATGACGACAAGCAATACGTGAGTCATCATCAGTGCCATGTCTTTAGATTGGTTGGCTGTCCAGCCTTTTTGTCCAAAATGAAATGTTGAAAATTAAAAGGAAcatcaaatcaaaaatatttttgaagcaATTTCCTAATATTTTCTACATCTCATCTGTTTATGCTTTCAGATTGTATTTAGTCTCTACAAATTTGGCTCAGAAGCAGCTTTCGTAGTTCAAACATTGAGCAACTATTCTCCGGCTACGCTTGTAAGTATGAGCCTGAGTCTGTTACTAAGGCTGAGATCTCAGAGTCCGACTTTCAGACTGACGGATGTCAAACAAATGTTGAGGGTTACAAAATGATGCATCCTGGGAGTTGAACAGGAATTTAGGAATTACATTTGAAACAGAAACTTTTGGATACTATACAATGCAGTCATACAACAATAATGCAGTGACACATATTTCAGGGAACCAAAaggtacatttaataaaaacagcactaatcagtatatatatatgacattaaCAATTGTAAAAAGAGGGTCATCATGTAAACATAGTGTAACCTCAGAAAATTttaggaaaatatatatttctagaTATAAAAAGGGGGATCCAAGTCCTACACTGTTCACCCAGTAGTTCAGTATTAACCTTGATTGTTGTCTAATCCTTCTCAAGAACATGGAGACAAAGATCGGAAACAGGACTATGGGTTCATGGTCGTATACCAAGAGTGAAGCGGGGGACGGCGTTTACGAGGACCTGACCGGATGCAGATCAGGAGGTAGGAGAATCCAGTGGTTACCAAAGAAGGAGCCGGGACTCTGTCTGGATCTCCAAAATAAAGTTGTGATGTATAAAAAGAaatttgtgtcattttcttcTCTGGAATTTTGCACACTGGTTGgtgacattttaatacaaaactAATTTCATAAACCTCCCATCCGCTTCCAGGTGTCATTATTTCAGAGGTCGCACAGATAAGGAACCCAGAAAACTGCACTGTCTTGTCCTGTGATGCCCACGATAGCATGGTTTTCCGTGGATGTCCAGTTCTGGAGGTTTGCATGGGAAACAACAcgtaaatatgttttctttatatttggAATTAAGTTTTCAAGAAAGCAGGAACCAATTGATTGATAACCAATTGATTACCTTTTCTTTTGATCCATAGACTATATTGTTTATTTGCATAGATATATATGATTATTTGTTATAGTCACGACATTTGCCTTTGTGACAATAGCACTGCACACTTCTGCTTGGCATCCCAATATGCTTTGATTATATTACATCTATGAGCTGCAGACAGTCCTTTTCACTTATTGTCCACACTTAAACATGTGCAAGTCCTCAAAGGTCAGAATCAAAGCAGCAGTGGTACTCCCCATTAGGAGTAAACTGACTCATAAATGTAGAATCTTCTGAAATGTGTGTCTTCACGTGATCAAGCACCTTTCTGTCTTTGATTTTGCTTTCAGAAATAAAGAGTGTGTTCGACCACCTTCCGTGTGCACTGTGACTGGCTCCACTGTCATCGATTTCTTCAACGAAGTCCACTCTATCCCTGATCGGTGTGCTTACGAAGTGATGAACAATTCAGAAGTCAAGATCTATGCGGTTTTCGAGGAGCGACTTCTTGAAGATGTGCTATTTTTGAATTACCTGCAGATAAATATACAACAAACAGTAATATATTTGGAACAAGGTGGCATAGTTCGGGTAAGCTGCTACAATCCAATGTATTTGTAGGGTTGTTAATTCAAATaagtttgtctttgtttgatcATTCACTGATCGTATAAACGGATAAAGAAGGTGAGAAAGGTTTTTCTGAATTGATTCAGTAATTGTGAAAACATATTGTTATACTCTTCACAAAGGGTGGTCTACAAAGTTATCAGTATATTGTGATTTAAAATTCCACTCattcatatttactttttattgttAATTCATGTTACCAATTAGACATGTTTATATTATCATCCATAGATATATGAATGGATGGTTATTGTTTTGCATTAGTTTCAATACAAAGTAGGAAAGAGTGCAGCTATTTAGTAGTCGTGTTTTATTGATTCATCTTACACAATACAATAAGTGAAGCCTATATTTAATCTAGTATACAATATGACTGAAAAGGGAGAAgcataatgtgtatatattccTATCCTACATTCTTTTCAATTAAGTAACCCTCAAGAAATATCAATGAAGGGGAAAGAATAAGGATATCTGAACATCACTAAAAGTACAATCCAAGTGGAAACAATTGCACATGCAAAGCACACATAGCTGTACATTTGAGATGTTTAAGCCCGGGTTTCTATCATTGTTGTAGATTAACAACCAAATACAGACGCTCACCTCCACGCCTCAGCAGCTTCAGGGCGTGGAGCTCTCCAAGGACCAGACCGGAGTTACTCTGAAGACACCTGCAACCAAAACGATAGTCCATTTTGATGGGGACACCGCACATGTGACAGGTACAGAAAACTACATGCTAAGAAAATAGGGTTTGGAATTCAAGACTGACAGCTGTTCTCATTGGGTTGAAAGTTCACTGATTTGTTGTTAATTCTCTCACCGATCAGGAGAAGATGTAGCACGATCCGGCCTGTGTGGCAACCCCTTGTCTGAAATTGAATCCATCACCACCGTCAGCGAGTCGTTATACTCACCATTGTCTCCCACTGGGTACGACTTAGTCACAACGTGAACCCCTGACTGATGTCACCTGATTATTAATGTTGTAAAGGTTTCAAACTGAATGTGCTGTGCTGTTTGTCTACGCCTAGCTGCGATAATCCACAAAGCAAAGACGTCGACAGCACGGTCGACTGCAGCGTCTCAAATGAATAGTAAGAACGGAcccatcaaaacacacactaaacaccCTTTAATCCAACAGGGATGATTCTGgaggctgaacacacacaatactGTTATAAACTGATCATTTGCTctcattcctcctctctgcatcgCTGGAACAGCTGTGGTCTAATGTCTCAGGCCCCCTTCACTGCTTGCCACATCATTGACCCAGAGCCCTACATAACCGCATGCAAAAGCACCACGTGCAAATACACGGCGGACAATCGGGCAGTGGACAATGTCGCCTGCCAGTATATGGAGGCTTACGCCAAGGCCTGTTTCCTGAAAGTTAACGTCACACTGGGGGACTGGAGGTCAAATGCCAGCTGCTGTAAGATCGtcgtttgttttaatttgatttaatttgatgaAATGGGACGAGAACTGTTGAcgcaaaagacacaaagaagagaTTCAAATACTAAAGTCATTGCAGTTCGTTGACTGAAAGTGGTTTGGAAGTGAAactcatctgtctgtgtgtctgtctgtagctGCTACCCGTCAGGCCTCCTGTCTGGACCACTACTGCAGTGATCATGAGTTCTGTGTCGAGAAGCTCGGTGAAGCCGGCTGCTCCTGTCGGGCCGCCTTTGCCTCCAAGTACCATTCAACAGACACTTTAGGTACAATGCAACAACTGTGGGATGAAAGTCAGAATGTTGTATTTGGTTTCCACTTTAATTTGTCTGCAATTATATGTGACATATTTGACATATAGAAAGGCACACCCACCTGCTGATCCACCTCAAGATGTGGagttgacacagctgtctgattttcttttattaaatactggGCGTATTTCTGCCTCCATAATGatgtgttttacttctttgtgccTTTGGGTGTTCAGGCGAGCCGACAGTCTGCATGCAGAGCTCTATCAAAGTAACACTGGCTGAATGTCTTCTGTGGGATAAGGGCCTCGACTCCTCAACCTTACACCTCAACGACCCGGACTGCAAAGGTCACTCGGACAACCAGACCCACATGTTGACATTCCTCCTCGAAGGGGACGCCTGTGGGACGGAGGTCATCGTGGGTGCTTTCCTTCAGTTTTCAGctcagaacaataaaaaaaaagcatgcagtTTGTGTTTATCACCTGTCGTCTTATGGAAAAGTCATGACACGTCTCGCTCGAAATGACTTCTTTTGTCACTTGAGTgattagttttctttatttatagaAATACGCATGTGATTTATGATTCTAAACCTGTCACAATGCAGAAAAACGACAGCCATGTCATCTACAAGAACAAGATCACGATGGGGAACAGCTCCTTGAATGAAACCATCACCCGCCAGAAACAGGTGGAGATCGACTTCTCCTGCGCTGTCATACAGCCAGAGATCCAGAGTGCGTCTTTTAGGATCAAAGACAGGTGTGTGGAGGCCGGCGGAGCTTCAACTGCTTTGTAATGTGCAGCTTGTGTGTAGTTCAAGTTCAAGTTTAAGAcagctgaagtgtgtgtgtgtgtgtgtgtgtgctccccaGCTTTGTGTTTCAGCACATTGAAACTGAAGTTTTGAATTACACTGTGATGATGACCGCCTACACCGACGCCGGCTTCAATCACCATGTCGAGAATGACACTGACATCCAGCTGAACCAGAGGATCTGGCTGGAGATGAAGATGCAGGGGCTGGACGACAACACGGTCGCCGTGGTGACCGACTCCTGCTGGACAACCAACCAGTCGTCCCCTAATAGTAGTCTGTCATACTACCTGGTTATTGACAGGTGAGAAAATACTCTGAGACTTTGCCGGTGGCTGAAAGAATCCACTGCCGAGGAACTCACCATGTCTGTTGTCCTGATTCTGAGCAGATGCCCGAACCCCGCTGACCAGACggtggagatggagggaaaCGGACTGGGACTGTCCAACTCCGTCTCTTTCCGCATGTTTCATTTCGCAGATGAAAGTAGTGGGGCAAATTCTGAAATCTACCTGCACTGCAAACTGGTGCTGTGCCCCAAGAGCCCATCCTGCGCTCCGGTAAGCAGGGGTGGAGGAAATACAGAAttgtaattataatatttatttatatgactaaatctacattttcacaaaaacCTAACAATCCTCTCTTTTTTACAGGTATGCGGTGCCACTGGTCTCAGGAAACGCAGATCTTCCAAGCCTGGATATGCAGAGGGAGGCCAAGCCCTCATCACCATGGTCTGGAATAATTAGGTGAAGACAGCTCCCCTTTTGATCACGGTACGTTTAAATgtaattctttatttatttatctattacTTGTTAAAGCCGGGAAGATATTTGGTTGAGAAACGTTAAAATCATCACACTGATGGATTATCTATTCTTGTTCATTCAAATCAAAAGAGCTCCTCCTCTCAGGAGCAGGAAATGTTACAGCAATCTTTATATTTTAACCTTCATCAGAGACAAACTCTTAATCTTGACTAATCACAGTTTTGTCTTTTCAGGTGATTCCTGACTTAAGATGGAGCCTGAAATGGAACATAATCTTTGGTGAAATAATAGAAGTGAAGAGTGCAATGAAGAACATTATATGAAGAAGGGTTTAGAGGGTTTTATTTACCATATGCACTATACTTCTTGGTACTGTGGGttctttatgaatatatataattccTTCTGTAATGTACTGTTAGCTACCTTAAATGTGAACAGCCTGAATGCTACCTGctgaaaacagaaagagaatATCTGTGTTTTATTGAAATGAAGTAAAAAGAAGTGTCAGCACTTGAAGGAAAATACTGATGTGATTGTGAACATTAAAATGGTGATTGTTCATCAATTTATGTTACAAAACAATAAGCTTTTCAGTTAAGGGGATACTCTCCAGGTGAATATGGTTAACTAAAATATATCCCTATGGATATCCCCAACTGATTACTTACAAGTAGTAATAGGGGGGTGGCCTTGCGCGCGAACGTACACGCACGTGAATGATTTATGACGGGTCATAAAACGCATGTTTATTACCCcccaataaataaagtaataaaaaattAGACCCGgcatccattttgttttttttgtttttttttcttcctgtaaagTGGGTGTGTCGGCGCGCCGACGGCGCGTCATCGGCGCATTATCGGCGCGTCGTCGGCGCGTCATCGGAGGTGATCCCCCTGGCGCGCTCGGCCATGTAACGGACGGttcagcccttttttttttattgctgtagTGGGTGTGTTCTTAACATTACCTATATAGGCCAGGTACAGCATGAGTTATTTCTCTTCCCCTCCTGCAACCATTGCTGATGCTGCATCTCTGAACATCTGAACCTTCTTTTAGATCTGTGTACTCTTGAGTCTGTTCCTCTGCGTGCCGGCTTGCCTGCTTGCTAACGTGATTGCTAGGCTATTTCTTTTGCCGTAGGTTTACTGAACGCATCACACAgccgtttttttcttctcgccgAGATGCAAGCACCACGTGACCCTGAGGCCACAATCCGAAGCACATCACCGGTGCTAGGTAGGTCGCAAATATTCAGAGATACTTCTGAGTTTGTAAACGGGGAATTTGGCCGGCCGCAGAAGCGGTCGAGGCATGGTATCACTAGTGAGACGGGGCCGGTCTTAGAGTTGGAGCACACTGGTGTAAATGGCCATGTTTACAGAGCGGTTTACGATAATGGATGGGTTACAATTATCTCTAGCTTGGAGGGATATACCGGAGATGTCTGGGGATATCAGACCGCTACAGGGGAAGAATGCATGAATGTGAACAACTGGCAAAGGTTTCGTAGCGAGGTTTGTGTAGCGCTTAACCAGAACACTGTTACGGACGGCGAGACTATTTACTCTGTGTTGTGGTATAGCTCAACGGGTCCAGAAGTGTATCACGTAACAGCCAGCCGCATCAACAAGAACCCCGAAGagtttatatgtataaatagcTGCCCAGACAGGGACGTAGTATTTACACAGAGAGGACCCCACGAGGCTAGGCCAAACCCATACCGGTTTACGTATGGAGAGTTTTTTAAATGGTTCCCTGTTACGTTCATTGTGTTGTGGTCTGACTGGTCTGCGGTGCACACGATGTTCAGTCAGATCGATGAAGCGATCAAGAGGGATAGGGTCGCAGCATTATATGGGGACTCTCGAAAACGTCTTGTCTATTGCGAGACAACACGTGTCATGCATCCTGGTGTGTATGCTTCCACGTGTTGACTGCAAATCAGAACTGCCCCGTCGACATCATCTAGGTATGCTATATTCTGCGACTGTTTTTAGATGCtacatagtgtgtgtgcatagtGGTTATAATGTAAAAGCatatatgtatgatatatatatatatatatatatatatatatatatatatatatatatatattgtaatgtttaatcataatgttttctttaaatcttaTCAGATGGTGAAGAAACAAACACCACGTGGGCAGATGCTACCGATAGCCCCCAGCCGAGTGGGGATGCTAACGAAGAGATGGGAGCCAGTTCAGCAGAGCCATCTGGAGGTGTAAAGGCATACGTCCACATAGATGGTGTTAAAATCAGCTGTAACCCTCCAATCGCTCATCGGTTATCCCTGACATTCCTGGAGAGCATTAAAACTGgtgttttacatttgttgaaCACGGTTATAACGGATTATAAGAAAGAGATGTGTAATGGCTGCCATATTGACCACCCCAGTCAGGACGAGCACTCGTGCATTGAGGCGGCAGATGAACTATTCTATGGTGCACACTTCGCTCCGCTGATGCGGAGGCTGTGGCGGGGAAAATTCATACCGGCTCTACACACCTATCTGTTCCTGATGGGTTTTCAGGCCTCTGACGAGAGAGTCCAAGGAGCGGCTGAGATGTACCTGTTGGAGCTGAAATCAGTAGACCTGGTTGTCGACACAATTTACAACATGTATGAACGTATGAGGGCCGATGAAACATGTAACATGAATATGTTACTATTAATGAAACATCGGTGGCTCAATCTGATAGACATTTAgagtgaaagtgtgttttttataaaaaacctgtcctttttttttttttgatatgttgttgttgttgttatatctTTACACAGCATAAATAAAAAGGGTTGTAACAGACACATTTGTAATCATTTTACAAGAGACACTTAACATGGAGAGTACGCTGAAGAAAATTTATTATGATCCAGAGCATCCAGGCGGTTTAGGTGGTGTAGTCAAACTACGTAATGCAGTCAGGGAGTGTACGGGAGTTTTACCTTCAAAGGCTTGTGTCAATAACTTCTTACTGGAACAAGATGTGTACACCCTACATGCTAATGCAGCTGTACATTTCCCCCGGAACAGAGTGCTGGTCTGCGGTATTGACAAACAGTTTCAAGCTGATTTAGTAGATATGATGGACTATTCAGATGAAAACGATAAcgtgcattatttattaatgtgtatcgATGTGTTTTCTAAATATGCGTGGGTTAGGTGTCTTTCCAACAAGACGGCTGTCACTGTTACGAAGGcctttaaagacattttggagGAGGGCCGTGTCCCATTGAAAATACAGACCGATGACGGCACAGAGTTTTATAATAAGAAATTTCAGCAACTATTGGGGCAGTATAAAATAGTCCATTTTTCAACATCAAACGAAACTAAAGCTAGTGTCGTGGAGCGTTTTAACAGGACATTCAAGACCCGTATGTGGCGATATTTAACATCTGTTAATTCGCGCCGGTATGTGGATGTAGTTCAAGATCTTGTTAAAGCCTATAACAACACGTATCATAGATCTATAAAGAAGGCTCCTGTagcagtaaataaaaacaatgaaaagatgGTATTCAATACGCTGTATAAACTGAAGCCACAGAAGCCTGTGAGTTTTAAATTTAACAAAGGTGACACTGTGCGTATATCAAAACTCAGGGGGCTTTTTAGGAAGGGCTATAAGCAAACATTCACTGatgaacattttacaatatCACAGTGCATAACTAGAGACCCTCCTGTTTATAAATTAACCGACTGTGCCCAGGAGCAGGTGAAAGGGACGTTTTATGAGAGAGAGCTACAAAAAGTGATTatagggaaaaataaaatttataAAATAGAGGCGATATTAAACAAGAAAACCTTTCGCGGTGAAAAACTTGTATTGGTGAAGTGGCTGGGTTGGTCTGAGAAGTTTAACACCTGGATATCCGAGAAAGATGTAGTGGACgtatgatgtttcatataaaggAACAGGTGACATGATCGAACACCACACATGCAAAAGAGCTCCAAAGGACACCGGACATGGAAAAGAATGGGTTCTACGTCACGCTGCCAAGCAACTCATCACACACAGTATATCCCAGTAATAAGATATGGCGTTACCGGACCAAACTCGCTAAAACTATAGTGCTGAGCGAGCCACACGAGGTCGGATTGATAGAGATTCAGTATCCAAAAGTATGGAATAGTTTTCCAGCAACCGATTCCGGTGTACTTGTATATGATGCTAAAACACAGACTACATCAACTGTATTAGTGGAGGCTGGTTGTTACGAGTCTGTACCCGCAATCGTTAGTGAGTTTAACACGCAGATCCGTGCACACCACAGGCTAGCACCGCACTTTCAGGTCATGATATATAATGCCGTTAAAAACCGTGTTTACTTCACGGGCGTGATGAATGGGCTCACAGTGACGTTTAAAGGTCGGCTGGCTGAGATATTAGGATTCAAACCGGAAGTGCCTTTTACAATCAACGATGATAAACGGCATGGTTCATCTACGGCCCCCTATCCATCAGATATTCATGCTGgatgttataatatatttgtatatagtgACATTGCCGACTATCAGCTAGTGGGTGATAGTTATGTACCGCTTCTGAGGTGTATAAATGTGGCTGATGATCAGAGACGTATCCCCACTCTAACATATGACAAGCCGCACTACACATCGCTCTCTACAAACGTCATCGACGACATTGAAATAGCGTTAAAAGACGACCAAAACCAATATATACCGTTTTTATATGGTAAAGTGGTTGTAAAGCTACACTTCAGGCCAATAAGACAAGGAATATAGATAGTGGTGGACAATGGCGCACACTCCGTACATTCGTGACGATGGCAGATATATGTCATATTATATGAATCAGGCAGGCGGGGATATGCCCGGCTTTATTGGAGCAAGTACACAGTACGGAAACGGGTTAGGAGGAATGTTTCGTAGCCTGTTCAGAATGGCCATACCACTTTTAAGAAGAGGGTTCAGCATAGCAAAACCTCATTTAAAGACTGCAGCGCACAGTATCATGGGTGATGTCGTATCTAATATTGCCAAAAATAGCATGACTAGGAAACAGGAGGGACACGGTATGCTGGTGCGTGTACCCCGGGGTTTGAAAAAACCGCCAGCTGTTAGGGGGCGTCGCCGGACCGTATCAAGAAGAGCTAAATTCACACGCAAACCCCGAAAGACGATCAAAAAGAAGACAGGAGTCAAGAGAGGCAGACCACATATGAAACAAgctcgttcttcttcttcttcttctgctaacgacatattttaaaaagactgGATAGACAGGGAGGAC encodes the following:
- the LOC117740429 gene encoding uncharacterized protein LOC117740429, which produces MQAPRDPEATIRSTSPVLDGEETNTTWADATDSPQPSGDANEEMGASSAEPSGGVKAYVHIDGVKISCNPPIAHRLSLTFLESIKTGVLHLLNTVITDYKKEMCNGCHIDHPSQDEHSCIEAADELFYGAHFAPLMRRLWRGKFIPALHTYLFLMGFQASDERVQGAAEMYLLELKSVDLVVDTIYNMYERMRADETCNMNMLLLMKHRWLNLIDI
- the LOC117743624 gene encoding alpha-tectorin-like, yielding MKTGALLFVLAVAASQVELYLSVTLESGDKFDISSCPIFFYGKEYTEAEVTFHPDSSFSLCFDNTDLKVKECLLMSDHGGANSLNAQTVNFKIEPPSPLHDALPSITQASECSNYFTLHDDDKQYIVFSLYKFGSEAAFVVQTLSNYSPATLNMETKIGNRTMGSWSYTKSEAGDGVYEDLTGCRSGGVIISEVAQIRNPENCTVLSCDAHDSMVFRGCPVLEVCMGNNTNKECVRPPSVCTVTGSTVIDFFNEVHSIPDRCAYEVMNNSEVKIYAVFEERLLEDVLFLNYLQINIQQTVIYLEQGGIVRINNQIQTLTSTPQQLQGVELSKDQTGVTLKTPATKTIVHFDGDTAHVTGEDVARSGLCGNPLSEIESITTVSESLYSPLSPTGCDNPQSKDVDSTVDCSVSNEYCGLMSQAPFTACHIIDPEPYITACKSTTCKYTADNRAVDNVACQYMEAYAKACFLKVNVTLGDWRSNASCSATRQASCLDHYCSDHEFCVEKLGEAGCSCRAAFASKYHSTDTLGEPTVCMQSSIKVTLAECLLWDKGLDSSTLHLNDPDCKGHSDNQTHMLTFLLEGDACGTEVIKNDSHVIYKNKITMGNSSLNETITRQKQVEIDFSCAVIQPEIQSASFRIKDSFVFQHIETEVLNYTVMMTAYTDAGFNHHVENDTDIQLNQRIWLEMKMQGLDDNTVAVVTDSCWTTNQSSPNSSLSYYLVIDRCPNPADQTVEMEGNGLGLSNSVSFRMFHFADESSGANSEIYLHCKLVLCPKSPSCAPVCGATGLRKRRSSKPGYAEGGQALITMVWNN